A stretch of the Orcinus orca chromosome 1, mOrcOrc1.1, whole genome shotgun sequence genome encodes the following:
- the LOC105748258 gene encoding BAG family molecular chaperone regulator 1-like — translation MAAAEPSGTLTRINEKHDLQVIPQEGCSEPMVQDLAQVFAEATGVPLPFQKPIFKGKSLKEMETPVSAPGIRNGCRVMLLGKKNSPEEEVELKKLKDLEKSVEKIADQLEEWNKELSGIQQGFLAKDLQAEALCKLDRRVKATIEQFMKILEEIDTLMLPENCKDSRMKRKGLVKRIQAFPAECDTVGQSVPGDGATAGHRLGPG, via the coding sequence ATGGCAGCTGCCGAGCCCAGCGGGACCCTCACCCGCATTAATGAGAAGCACGATCTTCAAGTTATCCCGCAAGAGGGCTGTAGTGAACCAATGGTCCAAGACCTGGCCCAGGTTTTTGCAGAGGCCACAGGGGTCCCGCTGCCTTTTCAGAAACCCATATTTAAGGGAAAATCTCTGAAGGAAATGGAGACGCCGGTGTCAGCACCTGGAATACGAAATGGTTGCCGGGTCATGTTACTTGGGAAAAAGAACAGTCCAGAGGAAGAAGTTGAACTAAAGAAGTTGAAAGATTTGGAGAAGTCTGTGGAGAAGATAGCTGACCAACTGGAAGAGTGGAATAAAGAGCTTTCCGGAATCCAGCAGGGTTTTCTAGCCAAGGATTTGCAAGCTGAAGCTCTCTGCAAACTCGATAGGAGAGTAAAAGCCACAATCGAGCAGTTTATGAAGATCTTGGAAGAGATCGACACACTAATGCTGCCAGAAAATTGCAAAGACAGTAGAATGAAAAGGAAGGGTTTGGTGAAAAGGATTCAGGCGTTCCCAGCCGAGTGTGACACAGTGGGGCAGAGCGTCCCAGGAGACGGAGCGACTGCAGGCCACAGACTTGGCCCCGGCTGA